From one Luteipulveratus mongoliensis genomic stretch:
- a CDS encoding ADP-ribosylglycohydrolase family protein → MPDGDVPDRAYGALAGLAVGDALGMPTQSFTRAEIQARFGRLTTLVDAPPDQPIAPDVPAGQVTDDTEQMLLLAAELVEGHGHADPARWAGALDAWEQDMTARGSRDLLGPSTRRAIDLIRAGIDPAEAGASGTTNGAAMRIAPLGLALAWGESSAQHLAFVERVAQTCLPTHHTGVAIAGAAAVAAAISCALDGGAYDDLVAAALAAARLGERCGTSVPGPSVAGRLEWVLGSRTERSGDALDDWLYDVVGTTVATTESVPTAFALLEDALSDPRAGLSRAASLGGDTDTIAAILGAITGARLGRSGLPQDWCETVERVNGLDLAAVAGRLLSLREVS, encoded by the coding sequence GTGCCTGACGGGGACGTGCCGGACCGGGCGTACGGCGCCCTGGCCGGTCTTGCGGTCGGTGACGCGCTCGGGATGCCGACCCAGTCGTTCACCCGCGCCGAGATCCAGGCGCGATTCGGCCGGTTGACGACGCTTGTCGACGCACCACCCGATCAACCCATCGCCCCGGATGTGCCCGCCGGGCAGGTGACCGACGACACCGAGCAGATGCTGCTGTTGGCCGCCGAGCTCGTGGAGGGCCATGGTCACGCAGATCCGGCACGCTGGGCGGGCGCCCTCGACGCCTGGGAGCAGGACATGACCGCGCGGGGCTCGCGCGACCTGCTCGGGCCGTCCACGCGCCGGGCCATCGACCTGATCCGGGCCGGCATCGATCCGGCCGAGGCAGGTGCCAGCGGCACGACGAACGGCGCTGCCATGCGCATCGCACCGCTCGGCCTCGCCCTGGCCTGGGGTGAGTCGTCCGCGCAGCACCTCGCGTTCGTCGAGCGCGTCGCGCAGACCTGCCTGCCCACGCACCACACCGGTGTCGCCATCGCTGGGGCCGCGGCGGTGGCGGCGGCGATCTCGTGCGCGCTGGACGGGGGAGCGTACGACGACCTCGTCGCTGCGGCGCTGGCCGCGGCTCGGCTGGGGGAGAGGTGCGGTACGTCCGTGCCCGGCCCGTCGGTCGCGGGCCGGCTCGAGTGGGTGCTCGGCTCGCGCACCGAGAGGTCCGGCGACGCGCTCGACGACTGGCTGTACGACGTCGTCGGCACCACGGTCGCGACCACCGAGTCGGTGCCGACCGCGTTCGCCCTGCTTGAGGACGCGCTTTCTGATCCACGTGCGGGCTTGTCGCGAGCGGCGAGTCTGGGTGGTGACACGGACACGATCGCTGCCATCCTCGGGGCGATCACGGGTGCGAGGCTCGGCCGTTCCGGGCTCCCGCAGGACTGGTGCGAGACCGTCGAGCGAGTCAACGGACTGGACCTGGCCGCTGTCGCCGGTCGGCTGCTGTCCCTTCGAGAGGTGAGCTGA
- the lipB gene encoding lipoyl(octanoyl) transferase LipB — protein MRIEHLGFAPDLVDYESAWATQRDVHAKVVSGEQDDTTLLLEHRAVYTAGKRTEPHERPFDGTPVIDVDRGGKITWHGPGQLTGYPIVRLPNPIDVVGHVRRLEQLMIDTCGDLGLETARVEGRSGVWLPADATRSERKIGAIGIRVSQDVTMHGFALNCDCDLSWATTIVPCGIPDAGVTSLSAELGRDVTVAEVVPFIEKRLPDILI, from the coding sequence ATGCGTATCGAGCACCTTGGCTTCGCTCCTGACCTCGTGGACTACGAGTCGGCCTGGGCGACCCAGCGCGACGTACACGCCAAGGTCGTCTCCGGCGAGCAGGACGACACGACGCTGCTGCTGGAGCACCGCGCGGTCTACACCGCCGGCAAGCGGACCGAGCCGCACGAGCGGCCGTTCGACGGCACACCGGTCATCGACGTCGACCGTGGCGGCAAGATCACCTGGCATGGTCCGGGTCAGCTCACGGGCTACCCGATCGTGCGGCTTCCCAACCCCATTGACGTCGTCGGCCACGTCCGCCGCCTGGAGCAGCTGATGATCGACACCTGCGGCGACCTCGGGCTCGAGACCGCTCGCGTGGAGGGCCGCAGCGGCGTCTGGCTGCCGGCCGACGCCACCCGCTCGGAGCGCAAGATCGGCGCGATCGGCATCCGCGTCAGCCAGGACGTGACGATGCACGGCTTTGCCCTGAACTGCGACTGCGACCTGTCCTGGGCGACAACGATCGTCCCGTGCGGCATCCCGGACGCAGGGGTGACGTCCTTGTCCGCCGAGCTCGGGCGTGACGTGACCGTCGCCGAGGTCGTCCCGTTCATCGAGAAGCGGCTGCCGGACATCCTCATCTGA
- the lipA gene encoding lipoyl synthase gives MTVAPEGRRMLRVEARNAETPIERKPSWIRTTAKMGPEYTAMQARVKGSGLHTVCQEAGCPNIFECWEDREATFLIGGDVCTRRCDFCDIATGRPTALDLDEPRRVAESVREMGLRYATVTGVARDDQPDGAAGLYAETIRQIHALNPTTGVEILPPDFGAVPELVGQVFDARPEVFAHNLETVPRIFKSIRPAFTYEKSLKVLTMAREQELVTKSNLILGMGEEDHEIEQAIVDLHEAGCDILTITQYLRPSKLHHPIDRWVKPEEFVHWSERAEEIGFKGVMAGPLVRSSYRAGRLYTQAMKAYGRPLPEHLSHLAAAATDPARQEAASLVEKRLSDVS, from the coding sequence GTGACCGTCGCACCCGAGGGCCGTCGCATGCTGCGCGTCGAGGCGCGCAACGCCGAGACCCCGATCGAGCGCAAGCCGAGCTGGATCCGTACGACAGCCAAGATGGGCCCCGAATACACCGCGATGCAGGCGCGCGTGAAGGGCAGCGGCCTGCACACGGTCTGCCAGGAAGCCGGCTGTCCCAACATCTTCGAGTGCTGGGAGGACCGCGAGGCGACGTTCCTCATCGGCGGCGACGTGTGCACCCGCCGCTGCGACTTCTGCGACATCGCGACGGGCCGCCCGACCGCGCTCGACCTGGACGAGCCCCGCCGCGTCGCGGAGTCCGTCCGCGAGATGGGTCTGCGCTACGCGACGGTGACCGGTGTCGCCCGCGACGACCAGCCCGACGGTGCGGCCGGCCTCTACGCCGAGACGATCCGTCAGATCCACGCGCTCAATCCGACGACGGGTGTCGAGATCCTGCCGCCCGACTTCGGTGCGGTGCCCGAGCTGGTCGGCCAGGTCTTCGATGCCCGGCCGGAGGTCTTCGCGCACAACCTGGAGACGGTCCCGCGGATCTTCAAGAGCATCCGTCCAGCGTTCACCTACGAGAAGTCCCTCAAGGTGCTCACCATGGCCCGCGAGCAGGAGCTGGTCACCAAGTCCAACCTCATCCTCGGGATGGGCGAGGAGGACCACGAGATCGAGCAGGCGATCGTCGACCTGCACGAGGCGGGCTGCGACATCCTCACGATCACTCAATACCTGCGCCCCTCCAAGCTGCACCACCCGATTGACCGGTGGGTCAAGCCGGAGGAGTTCGTGCACTGGTCCGAGCGTGCCGAGGAGATCGGCTTCAAGGGCGTCATGGCGGGTCCGTTGGTCCGTTCGTCCTACCGCGCGGGGCGCCTCTACACCCAGGCGATGAAGGCGTACGGTCGTCCGCTGCCCGAGCACCTGAGCCACCTGGCCGCGGCCGCGACCGACCCGGCTCGGCAGGAGGCGGCGTCGCTCGTGGAGAAGCGTCTGAGCGACGTATCCTGA
- a CDS encoding DUF4191 domain-containing protein, with protein MASTDNANDATPKKSRFARKPKAPKAPKDPSKPGRIAQFRQVFTQSRAQDPAIAWWMALAFLVVFGVFLLIGLLIGHPIYVGIMGVLFGLVAALFVMGRRAERAAYKSISGTPGATGAALGALRRGWFYEQEPVAAEAGRARSVKDMSGAAMVFRAVGKPGVVLIGEGPKGSSVKLLESERKRVARVTGPEVPVHVLRVGQGGDDTVEVNELAKSMRKLPDKLTKDEVDAVNKRLRALGSAKPPVPQGMDPRKARMDRKAMRGR; from the coding sequence ATGGCCTCCACCGACAACGCGAACGACGCGACGCCCAAGAAGTCGCGCTTCGCCCGCAAGCCCAAGGCACCCAAAGCACCCAAAGACCCCAGCAAGCCGGGTCGGATCGCCCAGTTCAGGCAGGTCTTCACCCAGTCCAGGGCGCAGGACCCGGCCATCGCCTGGTGGATGGCCCTCGCCTTCCTGGTCGTCTTCGGTGTCTTCCTGCTCATCGGTCTGCTGATCGGGCACCCGATCTACGTGGGCATCATGGGTGTGCTCTTCGGCCTGGTTGCGGCGCTGTTCGTCATGGGGCGTCGCGCCGAGCGTGCGGCCTACAAGTCCATCTCCGGTACGCCGGGAGCCACCGGGGCAGCCCTCGGCGCCTTGCGTCGTGGCTGGTTCTACGAGCAGGAGCCGGTCGCCGCGGAGGCTGGTCGGGCACGCAGCGTGAAGGACATGTCTGGCGCGGCGATGGTGTTCCGTGCCGTCGGCAAGCCGGGTGTGGTGCTGATCGGCGAAGGCCCCAAGGGCTCGTCCGTCAAGCTGCTGGAGTCCGAGCGCAAGCGCGTCGCCCGCGTCACCGGCCCGGAGGTCCCGGTCCACGTGCTGCGCGTCGGCCAGGGCGGCGACGACACCGTCGAGGTCAACGAGCTCGCCAAGTCGATGCGCAAGCTCCCGGACAAGCTCACCAAGGACGAGGTCGACGCGGTCAACAAGCGGCTGCGGGCCCTCGGTTCCGCCAAGCCTCCCGTGCCCCAGGGCATGGACCCGCGTAAGGCGCGGATGGACCGTAAGGCGATGCGCGGCCGCTGA
- a CDS encoding abortive phage infection protein translates to MHTAQLTRAQFLRGAAAAGVLGPLALPARASAATPKGLKYRGVVYQATDGEFPETTWNAHRMRTDLWAIKTQLHANSVLIEGDGVDRLAATATEAAERGLHVWLRPTLGDRPAAEILDHLAETGRHAEELRRHGAAVHLSVGCEFVLYVPGIVPGKDALERIKNLQSGNFDPVQMARRLHAFTSRAAATGRSVFRGKLTYSAAQDEDVDWRLFDIVGIDYYSFFPHRSDYIRELRQFQRWGKPVAILEFGACTYHGAPQDGGMGWSLVDYDKTPPEIIGDLKRDERQQADYLTDVLAAFESMGLYAAMAYNFVTPDAPHRRTPRYDLDLTSYGLVKPVWNSFDRPGHWHWEPKLAFHALARQYRRAGLPLNPG, encoded by the coding sequence ATGCACACAGCTCAGCTCACCCGCGCGCAATTCCTACGAGGTGCGGCCGCCGCGGGAGTCCTCGGCCCGCTCGCTCTGCCGGCCAGGGCCAGCGCAGCGACACCGAAGGGACTGAAGTACCGCGGCGTGGTCTACCAGGCGACCGATGGCGAGTTCCCCGAGACCACCTGGAATGCGCACCGGATGCGTACGGACCTGTGGGCGATCAAGACGCAGCTGCACGCGAACTCCGTCCTGATCGAGGGCGACGGCGTGGATCGACTGGCCGCCACTGCCACCGAGGCCGCCGAGCGCGGTCTGCACGTCTGGCTTCGGCCCACCCTGGGCGACCGGCCCGCGGCCGAGATCCTCGATCACCTCGCCGAGACCGGCCGGCACGCCGAGGAGCTGCGCCGACACGGGGCCGCGGTCCACCTCAGCGTCGGCTGCGAGTTCGTGCTCTACGTCCCCGGCATCGTGCCGGGCAAGGACGCGCTCGAACGGATCAAGAACCTCCAGAGCGGCAACTTCGACCCGGTGCAGATGGCGCGCCGGCTGCACGCCTTCACCTCGCGTGCCGCGGCGACCGGTCGCTCGGTGTTCCGCGGCAAGCTCACCTACTCGGCCGCGCAGGACGAGGACGTCGACTGGCGCCTCTTCGACATCGTCGGGATCGACTACTACTCCTTCTTCCCGCACCGCTCTGACTACATTCGCGAGCTGCGGCAGTTCCAGCGCTGGGGCAAGCCGGTCGCGATTCTTGAGTTCGGTGCCTGCACTTATCACGGTGCGCCGCAGGACGGCGGCATGGGCTGGAGCCTTGTCGACTACGACAAGACACCGCCAGAGATCATCGGCGACCTCAAGCGCGATGAACGGCAGCAGGCCGACTACCTGACCGACGTGCTCGCGGCGTTCGAGTCGATGGGCCTCTACGCCGCCATGGCGTACAACTTCGTGACTCCGGACGCTCCGCATCGCCGCACGCCGCGGTACGACCTGGACCTCACGAGCTACGGACTCGTCAAACCGGTCTGGAACTCCTTCGACCGACCGGGGCACTGGCACTGGGAGCCGAAGCTCGCGTTTCACGCACTCGCCCGTCAGTACCGTCGAGCCGGCCTGCCCCTCAACCCGGGGTGA
- a CDS encoding TetR/AcrR family transcriptional regulator — MEARERRALERQEREQRIVDAARALAEAEGWSAVTTRRLADEIGRSQPVLYGHFPDGKVGIVRAVALQGFRDMADVVDTVRAKAGEGEQAKAVVTAYLDFAKRRPAVYEAMFMMPLGLAFGEKSAPPELQSGFASLRDGLSSAHVDGVDAETLTEVAWSAMHGIAMLTRDGRLRPRARTARIAALVGLLTPG; from the coding sequence ATGGAAGCGCGAGAACGGCGGGCCCTGGAGCGACAAGAACGCGAGCAGCGCATCGTCGATGCCGCCCGCGCCCTCGCCGAGGCGGAGGGGTGGTCGGCAGTGACAACGCGGCGACTCGCCGACGAGATCGGACGTAGCCAGCCAGTGCTCTACGGACACTTTCCGGACGGCAAGGTCGGGATCGTGAGAGCCGTTGCGCTGCAAGGCTTTCGGGACATGGCGGACGTCGTGGACACCGTGCGCGCGAAGGCTGGCGAGGGCGAGCAGGCGAAGGCGGTCGTGACGGCGTACCTCGACTTCGCCAAGCGCCGTCCGGCCGTCTATGAGGCGATGTTCATGATGCCGCTCGGGCTGGCGTTCGGCGAGAAATCGGCGCCGCCCGAGCTGCAGAGCGGGTTCGCCTCGCTCAGGGACGGCCTCTCATCCGCTCACGTCGACGGAGTCGACGCCGAGACCCTCACCGAGGTGGCGTGGAGCGCCATGCACGGGATCGCGATGCTGACTCGAGACGGTCGGTTGCGGCCGCGCGCGCGTACGGCCCGGATCGCGGCACTCGTCGGACTGCTCACCCCGGGTTGA
- a CDS encoding DUF4267 domain-containing protein, producing the protein MAHTIGLAITWIACIGIIGIGIAYWLRNEKNAEGFGLPVLPAPEARGWWQVKGIRDIASGLVGIVMIFAEPDAVAWVILVEALIPIGDMTLILGNHGRKSAAYGIHGVTAAFMVLAAILLLV; encoded by the coding sequence GTGGCCCACACCATCGGCCTGGCCATCACCTGGATCGCCTGCATCGGGATCATCGGGATCGGGATCGCCTACTGGCTGCGCAACGAGAAGAACGCCGAGGGCTTCGGTCTCCCCGTCCTGCCCGCCCCCGAGGCCCGAGGTTGGTGGCAGGTCAAGGGCATCCGCGACATCGCGTCCGGCCTCGTCGGGATCGTGATGATCTTTGCCGAGCCGGACGCCGTCGCCTGGGTCATCCTGGTGGAGGCGTTGATCCCCATCGGCGACATGACGCTGATCCTGGGCAATCACGGGCGCAAGAGTGCAGCGTACGGCATCCACGGCGTCACGGCCGCGTTCATGGTGCTCGCCGCGATCCTCCTGCTGGTGTGA
- a CDS encoding RDD family protein, protein MVDRKDLGSWLEGADSSQTSYAGARLGLPEDGPGSLAGLSRRVPALLIDWVLSSLIAAAFLGYRLGGTGPTSFAPLLVFAVENLLLVGTVGYTIGHRVMGVQVTRLDGGVAGPVAGAIRTVLLCLVIPAVVWDRDQRGLHDRAAGTVITRTR, encoded by the coding sequence GTGGTCGATCGCAAGGACCTTGGGTCCTGGCTCGAAGGAGCCGACAGCTCGCAGACGTCGTACGCCGGAGCGCGCCTCGGCCTTCCCGAGGACGGTCCCGGGTCCCTGGCCGGGTTGTCCCGGCGGGTACCGGCGCTGCTCATCGACTGGGTGCTCAGCTCGCTGATCGCCGCGGCCTTCCTCGGCTACCGGCTCGGGGGCACGGGCCCGACCAGCTTTGCGCCGCTCCTCGTCTTTGCGGTCGAGAACCTGCTCCTGGTCGGCACCGTCGGCTACACCATCGGCCACCGCGTGATGGGCGTGCAGGTGACACGGCTCGACGGGGGAGTGGCCGGCCCGGTGGCCGGCGCGATCCGAACGGTGCTGCTGTGCCTGGTGATTCCGGCCGTCGTATGGGACCGCGACCAGCGCGGCCTGCACGACCGCGCGGCCGGGACGGTCATCACCCGAACTCGCTGA
- the glnA gene encoding type I glutamate--ammonia ligase: MFTSADEVLKFIKDEGVKFVDVRFCDLPGVMQHFNVPAETFDADAFENGAMFDGSSIRGFQAIHESDMKLIPDPTTAYLDPFRKHKTLIINFSIVDPFTGEAYSRDPRNIAAKAEAYLKSTGIADTAYFGAEAEFYVFDDVRFETKQNASYYYIDSVEAAWNTGREEEGGNQGYKTRYKGGYFPVPPVDHFADIRDEMVLKLAEVGLQVERAHHEVGTAGQQEINYKFDTLLASGDDVMKFKYVIKNQAFAEGKSATFMPKPLFGDNGSGMHTHQSLWKDGEPLFYDEKGYGGLSDIARWYIGGLLKHAPSLLAFTNPTMNSYHRLVPGYEAPVNLVYSARNRSACVRIPITGSSPKAKRVEFRVPDPSSNPYLCFAAQLMAGLDGIKNRIEPPEPVDKDLYELPPEEHESIAQVPGSLPAVLDALEADHDYLTEGDVFTEDLISTWIDYKRTNEVDPLRFRPHPHEFEMYYDI, from the coding sequence ATGTTCACCAGCGCTGATGAGGTCCTGAAGTTCATCAAGGACGAAGGCGTGAAGTTCGTCGATGTCCGCTTCTGCGACCTGCCGGGCGTGATGCAGCACTTCAACGTCCCCGCCGAGACGTTCGACGCAGACGCCTTCGAGAACGGCGCGATGTTCGACGGCTCATCGATTCGCGGATTCCAGGCCATTCACGAGTCGGACATGAAGCTCATCCCGGACCCGACGACGGCGTACCTCGACCCGTTCCGCAAGCACAAGACGCTGATCATCAACTTCTCCATCGTCGACCCGTTCACGGGCGAGGCCTACAGCCGCGACCCGCGCAACATCGCGGCCAAGGCCGAGGCCTACCTCAAGTCCACGGGCATCGCTGACACCGCCTACTTCGGTGCCGAGGCGGAGTTCTACGTCTTTGACGACGTGCGGTTCGAGACGAAGCAGAACGCGAGCTACTACTACATCGACTCCGTCGAGGCTGCGTGGAACACCGGCCGCGAGGAGGAGGGTGGCAACCAGGGCTACAAGACCCGCTACAAGGGTGGCTACTTCCCTGTCCCGCCGGTCGACCACTTCGCCGACATCCGCGACGAGATGGTCCTGAAGCTGGCCGAGGTCGGCCTCCAGGTCGAGCGCGCGCACCACGAGGTGGGCACCGCGGGCCAGCAGGAGATCAACTACAAGTTCGACACCCTGCTCGCCTCGGGCGACGACGTCATGAAGTTCAAGTACGTCATCAAGAACCAGGCGTTCGCGGAGGGCAAGTCGGCGACCTTCATGCCGAAGCCGCTCTTCGGTGACAACGGCTCGGGTATGCACACCCACCAGTCGCTCTGGAAGGACGGCGAGCCCCTCTTCTATGACGAGAAGGGTTACGGCGGTCTCTCGGACATCGCCCGCTGGTACATCGGTGGTCTGCTGAAGCACGCCCCGTCGCTGCTGGCGTTCACCAACCCGACGATGAACTCCTACCACCGGCTGGTGCCGGGCTACGAGGCGCCGGTCAACCTGGTCTACTCGGCCCGCAACCGCTCGGCGTGCGTGCGCATCCCGATCACGGGCTCCTCGCCGAAGGCCAAGCGCGTCGAGTTCCGCGTGCCGGACCCGTCGTCCAACCCGTACCTGTGCTTCGCGGCTCAGCTGATGGCCGGCCTGGACGGCATCAAGAACCGCATCGAGCCCCCGGAGCCGGTCGACAAGGACCTCTACGAGCTGCCGCCGGAGGAGCACGAGTCCATCGCGCAGGTCCCGGGCTCGCTGCCCGCAGTGCTGGACGCGCTCGAGGCCGACCACGACTACCTCACCGAGGGCGACGTGTTCACCGAGGACCTGATCTCGACGTGGATCGACTACAAGCGGACCAACGAGGTCGACCCGCTGCGCTTCCGTCCGCACCCGCACGAGTTCGAGATGTACTACGACATCTGA
- a CDS encoding Fic family protein, whose translation MTRSPDIPFNDLPPLPPADFELEPKVVLKATIEARTALATLAQAGQFLPNANVLIQALPLLEAQASSEIENIVTTADELFKRADLGGGDHATKEALRYRGALLAGVDSIRRRPLTAETAAMICSQLQGREMTVRAVPGTRIANPATRETVYAPPEGVGLIREKLSDWERFVHAEDDLDPLVRMALAHYQFEAIHPFHDGNGRTGRVINILMLIEARLLDDPILYLSRAIIARKNDYYRLLRAVTAEGAWIEWVLYMLEVVRESATSTTRKIDSIRTCQDDIAERARAATIGGRDAQFLAVLFEQPYSRISTVVERCGVSRQTASSWLHALVDAGLLNDVKIGRERLFVNHEFLDVLTRPE comes from the coding sequence GTGACCAGAAGCCCCGACATTCCGTTCAACGACCTGCCGCCCTTGCCGCCTGCTGACTTCGAGCTCGAACCCAAGGTTGTGCTGAAGGCCACGATCGAAGCACGAACCGCGCTAGCCACGTTGGCTCAAGCTGGGCAGTTCCTACCCAACGCAAACGTCCTCATCCAGGCCCTTCCGTTACTCGAAGCTCAGGCGAGCTCGGAGATCGAGAACATCGTCACCACCGCGGACGAGCTGTTCAAGCGCGCCGACCTGGGTGGCGGAGATCATGCGACGAAGGAAGCGCTGCGCTACCGAGGCGCTCTGCTCGCAGGGGTCGATTCGATCCGGCGTCGCCCCCTTACCGCCGAGACCGCGGCGATGATCTGCTCCCAGCTCCAGGGCAGGGAGATGACAGTGCGAGCAGTGCCGGGCACTCGCATCGCGAACCCTGCGACGCGTGAGACTGTCTACGCGCCGCCGGAAGGGGTCGGCCTCATTCGGGAGAAGCTCTCGGACTGGGAGCGTTTCGTGCACGCCGAGGACGATCTCGACCCTCTCGTGAGGATGGCCCTGGCTCACTACCAGTTCGAAGCCATCCACCCGTTCCACGACGGCAACGGTCGCACCGGACGCGTCATCAACATCCTGATGCTGATCGAGGCGCGTCTTCTGGACGACCCGATTCTTTACCTATCGAGAGCGATCATTGCCCGCAAGAACGACTACTACCGCCTCCTGCGCGCCGTGACGGCCGAGGGAGCCTGGATCGAGTGGGTCCTGTACATGCTTGAGGTTGTTCGCGAGTCTGCTACATCGACAACTCGCAAGATCGACTCGATTCGTACCTGCCAGGACGACATCGCAGAGCGCGCTCGGGCCGCAACCATAGGCGGCCGTGATGCGCAGTTCCTCGCAGTGCTCTTCGAGCAGCCATACAGCCGGATCAGCACGGTCGTCGAGCGTTGCGGAGTCTCGCGACAGACCGCCTCGAGCTGGCTACATGCGCTGGTCGACGCGGGTCTGCTGAACGACGTCAAGATCGGTCGCGAGCGTCTCTTCGTCAACCACGAGTTCCTGGACGTCCTGACACGCCCCGAATGA
- a CDS encoding YciI family protein, translating to MDFDRYTVVLLVTPDNPPQLSDDEAGRLQDAHLAHLAALHDQGVLLAAGPLTDSSAQRYYRGLSILRCEPEEALRLKGEDPAVQAGVFELVAMPWMLPAGAISFTPTTFPRSTDDV from the coding sequence ATGGACTTCGACCGGTACACCGTCGTGCTGCTGGTGACTCCCGACAACCCGCCGCAGCTCTCAGATGACGAGGCCGGCCGTCTGCAGGACGCACACCTGGCTCACCTCGCCGCGCTGCACGACCAAGGCGTACTGCTTGCCGCCGGCCCGCTGACCGACTCGAGCGCACAGCGGTACTACCGAGGCCTGTCGATCCTGCGCTGCGAGCCCGAGGAGGCGCTGCGGCTCAAGGGTGAGGACCCGGCCGTACAAGCCGGTGTCTTCGAGCTGGTCGCGATGCCCTGGATGCTGCCGGCCGGCGCCATCAGCTTCACGCCGACCACGTTCCCCCGCTCGACCGACGACGTCTAA
- a CDS encoding MerR family transcriptional regulator — protein MRSRTGSLSIGIVAARAGVQAHVLRHWESVGLLAPDRDAGGRRVYQDADLVRIALIQRGKATGLGLPAIRALTQAGRVAERSEVLRRQIAMQEAQIRELTKSAALLRCAAGCTHDDPSQCAHVRAVLDAPLDEAGRLG, from the coding sequence ATGAGGTCAAGGACCGGGAGTCTCTCCATCGGGATCGTCGCAGCGCGCGCGGGAGTCCAGGCGCACGTGCTGCGGCACTGGGAGTCTGTCGGCCTGCTCGCGCCCGACCGCGATGCCGGTGGACGGCGGGTCTACCAGGATGCGGATCTCGTGCGCATCGCGCTGATCCAGCGGGGCAAGGCCACTGGGCTTGGACTACCTGCGATCCGCGCGTTGACCCAGGCCGGCCGGGTGGCCGAGCGCAGCGAGGTGCTACGTCGGCAGATCGCGATGCAGGAGGCACAGATCCGGGAGCTGACGAAGTCGGCCGCGCTGCTGCGGTGTGCCGCCGGCTGCACGCATGACGATCCATCGCAGTGCGCCCACGTGCGGGCTGTCCTTGATGCTCCGCTCGACGAGGCAGGGCGGCTGGGGTGA
- a CDS encoding methyltransferase domain-containing protein — protein MSTLLDRLDALDRQPAATRLRQRSYDALALTSGDRVIDVGSGAGRAVAELASRGHAAVGVDPDPTMLSAARQRFPGATFVTGYAEDLPFEDQSVDGVRIDKVLHNLVDPARAMTEMHRVLRRGRRAVAVGQDWESMIIDAEDPDLTRALVLSRARSVPSPRSARALRDLFSRHGFVDIELEVFTHLLDNATALSVLAGLASTTSRPSAITGEAVDAWLADQHARASTGTLMVAVPIFMSSARRQ, from the coding sequence ATGTCGACCCTCCTGGACCGCCTCGATGCCCTTGACCGTCAGCCGGCGGCGACCCGCTTGCGCCAACGGTCGTACGACGCGCTCGCCTTGACGAGCGGCGACCGAGTCATCGACGTGGGCTCTGGCGCGGGTCGGGCGGTGGCCGAGCTGGCATCTCGGGGCCACGCCGCGGTTGGCGTCGACCCCGACCCGACGATGCTGTCCGCTGCACGGCAACGGTTCCCGGGAGCGACATTCGTCACGGGGTACGCCGAGGACCTGCCGTTCGAGGACCAGAGCGTCGATGGTGTGCGCATCGACAAGGTGCTGCACAACCTGGTCGATCCGGCGCGGGCCATGACCGAGATGCATCGGGTCCTGCGGCGTGGCCGACGCGCCGTAGCGGTCGGCCAGGACTGGGAGTCGATGATTATCGATGCTGAGGACCCGGACCTGACCCGTGCCTTGGTGCTGTCTCGAGCACGCTCAGTTCCTTCGCCGCGGTCGGCGCGAGCTCTGCGCGACCTCTTCAGCCGTCATGGCTTCGTGGACATCGAGCTGGAGGTCTTCACCCACCTGCTCGACAACGCGACCGCCCTCTCAGTGCTCGCCGGCCTCGCTTCGACCACATCCCGACCAAGCGCCATCACTGGCGAGGCAGTCGACGCATGGCTGGCCGACCAGCATGCTCGCGCATCCACGGGCACTCTGATGGTCGCGGTGCCGATCTTCATGTCGAGCGCACGCCGCCAATAA